The following is a genomic window from Niabella soli DSM 19437.
AATCGAAAAATCAAGCTCTACTGCCGCCCTGATCAATTTTTAAACATATTATATGAAACGCTTATTATTTATCATCATTATTCTCAACTGCCTGTTCACCAAACAACTGCAGGCCCAAATGTACTGGGAAGTAGCACCCTGGGTTTTCGACTTAAAAAAATCCAATGGCATAGAATTAAAACTGGACAATACCAACCGGCTGTTCATTCACACCTTTAATACAACAACTATAGGAAACGGGGAAGACTTCAGCAAGGTAATAGAAAGTTTTTTTGAAAATTTCAATACCGTTAAAGATAGCCTGAAAGAAGACAGGGCCTACAAGATCTATTTCAGGTATAATGCCCGGGGGAAAAGCGCCTTATCGGTGGTTCCCGATAAGCCGAAAAACAAACGGTTTGTAGTAATAGACCAAAAACCCATGCAGGTGTATGAAAACCAAAACATCATCTATATATTTCCTCAGCAAAAAGAATCCATAACGAATGTTTTTGAATTCCGGCTAAATGAGTTAACAGACCTGCAGCAGTACAGGCAAGGGGATTTGATCAACAACTTTATTGCAAAACTTAACCGGGAAATCAAACAAAAATACCCATCTGCCAAACCAGCAACCAATCAGAAAACATACTATAATAAAGATGATTTTTATCCCACCCGGTTTAATGGCGATTACGTAATAAAAAACGGAAGTATTGATGGGAGCCTGAAGCCCATTAATAAAAAAGTCGGCCGGTATACTTTATCTCCTTCTGTTGCCGCAAATATCCAAAACTACCAGAACCTCTTTGCGCCTTCCTTCAATGCAGGACCCAGCATTTATATTAAAAACGACTATCCGAATTCCGTTCTTCGTTTTGGAGCCTACTGGGAGCCGGTATTTCTTTTTGGTAAAAACGAAAACGGGACTACAAAAGTGTACCGTAACGACTTTGTCGGGCTCGTTTATGAATCACGCAATTATAAAGAAGGCGAAAAATACAACAATAACCTTACCTTATTTGCGCCCATGTCCATTGCCTACCTGGTGCACCGGAGCGGCGATTACTTTGAGAAAAACACGTTTCAACTTGGCGTTGGCGGCGTTAAATACGGTGCTATGACGATGCGCCCCTTTATGTATTTCAACAATTTTTTCAAAGGGGTTTCACCTTCGATACAGCTTTCTATCGGTTTTGGGCGATAGCTCACCGGTGGGCATCGGCACGCCGGATCATTGTTGCTTTACGGATCCTGACATCATAAACCGGGCGGTCCTTATCCGCCCCTTTACTTGTGGGCACAGCAGCTATTTTATCCAACACATCATTCCCTTTAATTAGCTGCCCAAAGACAGTATAATGTTGATCCAGGTGTGGCGTGCCACCAACAGTTGTATATACCGCACGATCGGCAGCCGGAATTTTTCTTCCTTTCAATCTTTTTATTTCCAACGTGTCCAGCCCTCCGTTTGTCCATACCTTGCCCTGCACAATATAGAACTGGCTGCCGCTACTGGCTTGTTTCGGGTTCACATCATCCCCTTCTCTGGCCGCAGCCAGCGCGCCTTTCCGGTGAAACAATTCCGGATTAAATTCCGCCGGGACCGTATATTTCGGGCCGCCTTCTCCCAAAGGCTTTCCCCCGGGTGCATGGCGACTGTCCGGATCACCGGACTGGATCATAAAATTTTTTATCACCCGGTGAAACAATACCCCGTTGTAATACTTCGACTTTACCAGTTTGATAAAATTATCGCGATGCAGCGGCGTAAGATCACTGAGTCGCAAAACCATATTACCATAATTGGTTTCCAGCAGCACATCCTTTTTGTAATCAGCTCGGGTCACTTTGCCGGTTGCGCAACTTCCAAGCAGCAGGGCCGCAGTAAAAACTATTAATAGATTCGTTTTCATTTTGAAAATGTTATAAGCAGTTCTGAAAACGGCCAAGCGCCGTTTAAAACTTTTGATCAATAACTCCAATTATCGCCACAGGCAATAGCATAATACTGCGAGGCGAAGGGCGCTTCGCAGCGCCAGGGCATTATTATTATCGCTAGAAGCGATAAAATAAAACTTCGGGACTCCAAGTCCCGAAGAGCTTTGTCCAACGAGCTTACTTCACCCGCTTCTTCAGGTCTTCCACTTTCACTGACATCTGACGGCCGGTTTGCTGCTTGCCCCGGTACGTTACAATACGCAGCAATTGTGCATCTTTGGGAATCAGCAAGGGCGCGGTATATTTGGGATAGAACCGGTCGGGCGCCGAATTATCAAAACTGGTATAAATATCCAGCCCTTCTATCTCAGGTGTAAGCGTCACATAATAAGCCGTTCCATTTTTTTGCACAGAGATCGCCGGATCATAGATAGCCGGTGAATATTTTATTTCCGCCTCGTCAAACCGTTTAAAGAACTGTTCGGTTTTTGCGGCAAAGTTTTTCCAGTTCTTTTTATCTGCCGGCGACCAAACAGACTCTGCTATTGCCAGCCCCCTGGGCCAGGTCATGTATTCCGCCTGCCGCATGGTGTATACATTCTCCGTCCACAGGTTTGCCTGTCCGCCCAATATATATGCGGCATTAGCCCCCTGCGGGATCGGGTTAAATTCGTAAGCCTTCGACAACCGCAATGAAGCATAGATCGGCACTTCGGTGCTTACATCTCCCTGCATATAATCGATATAGGCATATTGCGTGGGGCTCATTACCACGTAGTGCTTAGACTGAGAGGCTTCTATACCATATTTTTCACCCCGCCAGCTCATAAGCGCCGCAGTGGGTGAAATACCGCCTTCTAATATCTCATCCCAGCCCATCAGTTTTTTCCCTTTTGAATTGACAATTTTTTCCAGCCGCTTTTCAAAATAAGCCTGTACCTGCGGGATGGTTGTTAGTTGCTCTTTCTTCATCAACGCCTGTACCTGCGGGCTTTTCTCCCAGAAATTATGCGGGGCTTCATCCCCTCCTACATGGATATAAGGGAAGGGAAACAATTGCGCCACCTCCGTCATCACCTTATCCATAAAACCATATACTTTTTCATTGGCGGGGCAAAGGGTGTTATCGATCATCGCTATAGGCGGCGCCCCATGCGACCAGTCCATAATGGGCTGCCCAAAGCGCACCTGGTATTTATCGGCCCCTTCTGTACAGGACAATTCAGGGTAAGAGGCAATAGCAGCAAGACTATGGCCCGGCACATCAATTTCCGGAAGGATATTGATAAACCGTTCCTTTGCGTATTGCACCAGGTCTTTAATATCTTCCTGCGTGTAGTAGCCGCCATAGGATTTTTTTTCACCCGGTTCCGCAGGGGAAAAGGTGTTAAACAGACCGGTACGATCAATACGCCAGGCGCCTACTTCTGTCAGTTTGGGAAGACTTTTGATCTGGAGCCGCCAGCCTTCATCATCCGTCAGGTGAAAATGAAACATATTATACTTAAAGCGCGACATGTCATCGATATATTGCTTAACCTCTGCCACGGTAAAGAAGTGACGCGACACATCCAGCATCAGCCCCCGCCATCCCACACGCGGATAATCTGTAATTTCCACTACCGGCGCCTGCCAGGCAATACCGCTTACTTTTTCCTTGCTTTCAATCTGAGGCGGCAGCAACTGCAAAAAGGTCTGAACACCATAAAATAACCCTGCCGGCTTATTGGCCTTAATGTTCACGCTGTTTGCAGTTACAGAAAGCGTATAACCCTCGTCGCCGATCTTTGTATCGCGGCTTTTATTCAGGATCAGATTTATGGTAGCAGTGGCGCTTCCCTCCTGTTTTTGAACAGTTGCACCGGTAAGTTCGATCTTACTTTGCAGCAACCCGATCGTATGTCCCAGATCGGCCTTTGCGGGAATGCCGATCGTTACTTTACCCGGCAAGGTAAAGGTGCCTGTACCGGCAACCAACGAAACGGGCTCCGGTATAACCGCTATTTTTTCCTGTGTATGTCCGGCAAATGCCATAAAAAATGCAAGCAATGCAATCGAAAGTTTTTTCATTTTGATTTTGGATTTCAATGATTCATAAAATTATTGATGCAGTAAAGCGTTAAATCCTGCGGAAGCCGTATCCGCAGCCATTCCGTTCTCTTTTGTATAGATAAAATAACATTCCAGCTCCGGATGTTTTTTTAAAAAGGCAAACGCCTCCTTCAGGTGCATGCCCATAAAAACATTATCATAGCCATCGGCAGTGATCCCATCTTTTGCAAGTACCGTAACACTGATCATTTCATTTTGAATAGAATAGCCGGTCCTGGGATCCATCAAATGCGAGATCTTCTTATTCCCGTTCTTATAAAAATTGCGATACTTGCCCGAGGTGGTCACGGCTCCTTCTTTTACATAAATCGATTTTATTAATACAGGATCAGCGTCATTCTCTTCTTCGGAAGGGCTTTCTACTCCTATTTTCATAACAGCGCCTGACGGCTGTTTCCGCCCTTTTACTCTTATCTCCCCGCCTACCTCAACCAAATAATTTTTTATCCCCTTCGCTTCCAGGAAGGCTGCGATCACATCTACCGTATATCCCTGTGCAATTCCGTTCACATCAATGGTAATGCGGGGATCTTTTTTCAAAAGGCTGTCTCCTTTAAAATAAAGTTTCCGGTACCCCACAAAGGACAGCGCTGCTTTTACCTGCTGCTCCGACGGGTCTGTTTTTGATTTTCCATCAGGGCCAAAACCCCAAAGCTTTACCAGGGGCATAACGGTAATATCAAAAATGCCGCCCGAGGCTTCAGACACTTCTCCGGCCTTTTTCACAACTGCTTTCAGGTGTTTGTCTGCAAGTACGCCCCTGCGCTCCCGGTTGAATTTTGAAATGAGCGAATAGTTTTTATAAACGGACAACGAGCTATCAAGCGAATGAAAGATACTATCTGCCTGGAACTTTTTAAGCGCGCTGTCTTCAGCATAATAAGTAATATGGTAGGTAGTTCCCTGTGCAAACCCGCTTAGATGAAAAGGATTGAGGTTGGAAGCAGCTCTGAAAAAAGAGAACAATACAACAAGCAACAAAAGCAAACCAACCGATCCGTGTTTGAAAAATCGAGACATAACTGCCAAATATAAGTAATAAATGGATGCCGGCAGTAGCACAATAATATTCAAAAAAGCACCCTGTCCTATTGGATGGGACAGGGTGACTATGACGATTATAATCCCAAGCTTATTTTGCTGAGAATTTGTAATAACTAACTGTATGATAGGTTTGTCCGGGCTTTAACTCCGTGCTGGGAAAGGCCGGCTGGTTGGGCGAATCGGGGAAATGTTGTGTCTCTGCACAAAAAGCACCGCGGTGAATATCTTTTGCTCCTGACTTCAAGGTATTTTTCCCTTCATTAAAATTACCGCTATAAAACTGCAGCCCCGGTTCCTGGGTATAAATATCCATTACAATCCCCGACTGATCTCCCGTAAAGGTTGCGGCATGTGTAAGGCCATAAGCTCCTTTTGTGCCGTTCAGTACAAAGTTGTGATCATAGCCTTTACCAAATTTCAATTGCTCATTATCAGCCCCGATGCGTGCACCGATGGCAGTGGCTTTTGTAAAATCAAAGGGCGTACCGGCAACGGGTTCCAGTTTGCCCGTTGGGATCAACGTAGAATCCACCGGGGTATATTTATCCGCATAGATCTGGGCGCTCTGCCCTAATATATCGCCGCTGCCTTCTCCATTTAAATTAAAATAAGCGTGGTTGGTAAGATTTACAATAGTAGGTTTATCGGTAGTAGCTGTGTAATCGATCTTTAAAGCATTATCGCTGGTAACGCTGTACGTCACTTTTACTTTAAGTGCGCCGGGAAAGCCTTCTTCCATATCCGGACTGGTATAACTTAATTCCAGCGTGCTGTCGTTAGGCTGCACCGCGTCCCACACCACATACTGAAAACCTTTCTTACCCCCATGCAGGCTGTTAGGGCCGTTGTTAGCCGCCAGGGTATATTCTTTGCCATCCAGTTTAAATTTCGCTTTTGCTATACGATTCCCGTAACGGCCTATAGTTGCGCCTAAATAAGCTTCCGTAGCCTCCTGGTATCCTTTTGCACTGTTAATACCAATCACCACATCCGTAGCATTCCCGCTTTTATCCGGCACCCATAATCCTACAATACGGCCTCCGTAATTAGTCATCGCCACCGTCATGCCTTTATGATTCGTCAGTTTATAAAGGGCAGTTTTTTTACCATCGATGGTTCCGTTAAATCCGGAGCTATCCAGGCTTTCAGGACTATCCGTTTTTTTTACTGAGGTTGAATCACCGGCCGCAGGCGTTGTTTTTTCTGTCGTGCTGCTATTGCAGGCAAGAAGGCTAATGGCCAGCGACACCGCCGATAACAATTTGAATGATTGGTTCATATTTTTTGAAGCTTTATTTTAGTAAATGTCGGGGGTACAATAAATCAGTCAAGTTAATCGATTTTCTTAATTCTCCCAAACTGAATCTTTGTATCCGCCGACCGTGCATAATATAGTTCTATTTATTCAGGTTTGATTGAAACCGTCGTTTCCTTTATTACAACAGGCCAACCGTTTTTATATACCAACCGGTTCAGGTACATAAAGCGATGATAACTCCCCTTCTTAAAATCTTCCCGGGGAATAGCATGATAGGCGATCCATTTATTGCCTGCTCCATCACCGAAAACAGCATTATGCCCCGGCGCTACAAAGAAAGAGTCCTGTTCCAATATGACACTGCTTTTATTGGCAGCAACGGATCCCAACCGGGTATAGGGCCCGGTAATCTTTTTTGCACGGGCCACCATCACAGCATAATGCGCTTTGATGCCACAGCAATTATCTCCCGAATAATACAGGTAATAAAAGCCGTGATCATAATCGATCCAGGCGCCCTCTATCAATCTTCCATAGGGCTTATCGGCACCCGCCTGAACCAGTGCTACGGCTTTTGACTGACCGGCAAAACCCGCCATGTCAGGCCTCAGTTCGCGAATGCGGATGGGCTGAAAGGCAGAGCCCCAGGCCATATAATATTTCCCGGTTTGCGGATCTTTAAAGGTCATGGGATCTATGGCTTCAAAGCCCGGGCGCACCAGCAATGGCCGCCCTGAATCCGTAAAAGGCCCTTCCGGTTTTTCCGAAAAAGCTACCCCTATTGCTTTTCCTTCTTTATCATCCGTGGTTTCAGCAGCATAAAAAAGTACAAACTTCTTTAACTGATCATTATACAAAACATGAGGGGCCCAGAAATCCCGGTTTGCCCACACCGGTCGCAAGGGCAATGCATCCCCTACTATCTTCCAGTTTTTCAGATCTCCGGAAACAGCCACTTGTATGTTCGACCATTTCCCGGCACTGCCGGAATTGGTGGCATACGCATAGTACTTTCCATTTGCACGGATAACAGCAGGATCAGGAAAATCAGAGCGGATCGCTGGTTGCTGTTGTGCACAACCACCGGCCGAATAAAAAGTTGCTAAAACAATAAGCAGGACTTTCATATTATTTTTTTTGCCCGGGTTCTAAAAGCGGTAGACCCGCGGCCACAGGTGTTCCGAAATCGGGCGTGCCGTCTTTATTCCAACGGAATGGCTGCGCGCGCGGTGAGCGATGTCCGCCGCAACCCTGTCCCGGTGCTGAATTGGCGTGATAAAGGATCCAGTCTTCCTTGCCATCCGGCGATTTAAAAAACGAGTTATGCCCGGGCGCAAAAACACCTTTTTCCGGCGCTGCTTTAAAAACAGGCTTTTTGTTTTTCACCCAGTTGGCCGGGTCTAAAAGGTCTTTATCATTTTTCGCCGACAGCATTCCCAAACAATAAAAATCGGTCCAGCAGCCGCTGGCGGAATAGATGATAAAGATGCGGTTATTATGTACCAGGAACTGCGGCCCCTCATTTACATTTACCTGCTCCGGAGTCTCTCCTTTTAAATGCCCGTGCCGCTCCCAGTCATACTCCGGTTGCGAGATCAGGGCCCGTTCGCCTTCAATGGTCCAGGGATTGCTCATTTTAGCAATATAAATATTCTGCTGCCCATTTTTATCACCGGCCCAGCCGGACCAGATCATATACAACTG
Proteins encoded in this region:
- a CDS encoding beta-N-acetylhexosaminidase, with translation MKKLSIALLAFFMAFAGHTQEKIAVIPEPVSLVAGTGTFTLPGKVTIGIPAKADLGHTIGLLQSKIELTGATVQKQEGSATATINLILNKSRDTKIGDEGYTLSVTANSVNIKANKPAGLFYGVQTFLQLLPPQIESKEKVSGIAWQAPVVEITDYPRVGWRGLMLDVSRHFFTVAEVKQYIDDMSRFKYNMFHFHLTDDEGWRLQIKSLPKLTEVGAWRIDRTGLFNTFSPAEPGEKKSYGGYYTQEDIKDLVQYAKERFINILPEIDVPGHSLAAIASYPELSCTEGADKYQVRFGQPIMDWSHGAPPIAMIDNTLCPANEKVYGFMDKVMTEVAQLFPFPYIHVGGDEAPHNFWEKSPQVQALMKKEQLTTIPQVQAYFEKRLEKIVNSKGKKLMGWDEILEGGISPTAALMSWRGEKYGIEASQSKHYVVMSPTQYAYIDYMQGDVSTEVPIYASLRLSKAYEFNPIPQGANAAYILGGQANLWTENVYTMRQAEYMTWPRGLAIAESVWSPADKKNWKNFAAKTEQFFKRFDEAEIKYSPAIYDPAISVQKNGTAYYVTLTPEIEGLDIYTSFDNSAPDRFYPKYTAPLLIPKDAQLLRIVTYRGKQQTGRQMSVKVEDLKKRVK
- a CDS encoding FAD:protein FMN transferase, giving the protein MSRFFKHGSVGLLLLLVVLFSFFRAASNLNPFHLSGFAQGTTYHITYYAEDSALKKFQADSIFHSLDSSLSVYKNYSLISKFNRERRGVLADKHLKAVVKKAGEVSEASGGIFDITVMPLVKLWGFGPDGKSKTDPSEQQVKAALSFVGYRKLYFKGDSLLKKDPRITIDVNGIAQGYTVDVIAAFLEAKGIKNYLVEVGGEIRVKGRKQPSGAVMKIGVESPSEEENDADPVLIKSIYVKEGAVTTSGKYRNFYKNGNKKISHLMDPRTGYSIQNEMISVTVLAKDGITADGYDNVFMGMHLKEAFAFLKKHPELECYFIYTKENGMAADTASAGFNALLHQ
- a CDS encoding aldose epimerase family protein; its protein translation is MNQSFKLLSAVSLAISLLACNSSTTEKTTPAAGDSTSVKKTDSPESLDSSGFNGTIDGKKTALYKLTNHKGMTVAMTNYGGRIVGLWVPDKSGNATDVVIGINSAKGYQEATEAYLGATIGRYGNRIAKAKFKLDGKEYTLAANNGPNSLHGGKKGFQYVVWDAVQPNDSTLELSYTSPDMEEGFPGALKVKVTYSVTSDNALKIDYTATTDKPTIVNLTNHAYFNLNGEGSGDILGQSAQIYADKYTPVDSTLIPTGKLEPVAGTPFDFTKATAIGARIGADNEQLKFGKGYDHNFVLNGTKGAYGLTHAATFTGDQSGIVMDIYTQEPGLQFYSGNFNEGKNTLKSGAKDIHRGAFCAETQHFPDSPNQPAFPSTELKPGQTYHTVSYYKFSAK
- a CDS encoding glycoside hydrolase family 43 protein; this translates as MKVLLIVLATFYSAGGCAQQQPAIRSDFPDPAVIRANGKYYAYATNSGSAGKWSNIQVAVSGDLKNWKIVGDALPLRPVWANRDFWAPHVLYNDQLKKFVLFYAAETTDDKEGKAIGVAFSEKPEGPFTDSGRPLLVRPGFEAIDPMTFKDPQTGKYYMAWGSAFQPIRIRELRPDMAGFAGQSKAVALVQAGADKPYGRLIEGAWIDYDHGFYYLYYSGDNCCGIKAHYAVMVARAKKITGPYTRLGSVAANKSSVILEQDSFFVAPGHNAVFGDGAGNKWIAYHAIPREDFKKGSYHRFMYLNRLVYKNGWPVVIKETTVSIKPE
- a CDS encoding glycoside hydrolase family 43 protein → MIRCFLTIILLWAGSCMVPAQPVANRFTNPLLPYGADPYSFYKDGYYYYTHTTGSRLVLWKTKTLADLKDAEQKTVWVPPPNTSWSKELWAPEILFLGGKWYLYFAADDGHNRNHRMYVIENSAADPMKGEWVFKGKVAAPGDKWAIDGDVLEYKKQLYMIWSGWAGDKNGQQNIYIAKMSNPWTIEGERALISQPEYDWERHGHLKGETPEQVNVNEGPQFLVHNNRIFIIYSASGCWTDFYCLGMLSAKNDKDLLDPANWVKNKKPVFKAAPEKGVFAPGHNSFFKSPDGKEDWILYHANSAPGQGCGGHRSPRAQPFRWNKDGTPDFGTPVAAGLPLLEPGQKK
- a CDS encoding peptidylprolyl isomerase codes for the protein MKTNLLIVFTAALLLGSCATGKVTRADYKKDVLLETNYGNMVLRLSDLTPLHRDNFIKLVKSKYYNGVLFHRVIKNFMIQSGDPDSRHAPGGKPLGEGGPKYTVPAEFNPELFHRKGALAAAREGDDVNPKQASSGSQFYIVQGKVWTNGGLDTLEIKRLKGRKIPAADRAVYTTVGGTPHLDQHYTVFGQLIKGNDVLDKIAAVPTSKGADKDRPVYDVRIRKATMIRRADAHR